A genomic region of Pongo pygmaeus isolate AG05252 chromosome 7, NHGRI_mPonPyg2-v2.0_pri, whole genome shotgun sequence contains the following coding sequences:
- the DCSTAMP gene encoding dendritic cell-specific transmembrane protein produces the protein MGIWTSGTDIFLSLWEIYVSPRSPGWMGFIQHLGVCCLVALISVGLLSVAFCWFLSSIIVAAGSWITTCVLLCCSKHARCFILLVFLSCGLREGRNALIAAGTGIVILGHVENIFHNFKGLLDGMTCNLRAKSFSIHFPLLKKYIEAIQWIYGLATPLSVFDDLVSWNQTLAVSLFSPSHVLEAQLNDSKGEVLSVLYQMATTTEVLSSLGQKLLAFAGLSLILLGTGLFMKRFLSPCGWKYENIYITRQFVQFDERERHQQRPCVLPLNKEEGRKYVIIPTFWPTPKERKNLGLFFLPILTHLCIWVLFAAVDYLLYRLIFSVCKQFQSLPGFEVHLKLHGEKQGTQDIIHDSSFNISVFEPNCIPKPKFLLSETWVPLSVILVILVMLGLLSSILMQLKILVSASFYPSVERKRIRYLHAKLLKKRSKQPLGEVKRRLSLYLTKIHFWLPVLKMIRKKQMDMASADKP, from the exons ATGGGTATCTGGACCTCAGGCACTGATATCTTCCTAAGTCTTTGGGAGATTTACGTGTCTCCAAGGAGCCCCGGATGGATGGGCTTTATCCAGCATTTGGGAGTTTGCTGTTTGGTTGCTCTTATTTCAGTGGGCCTCCTGTCTGTGGCCTTCTGCTGGTTTCTGTCATCAATCATAGTGGCCGCCGGCTCCTGGATTACCACGTGTGTTCTGCTGTGTTGCTCCAAGCATGCACGATGTTTTATTCttcttgtctttctctcttgTGGCCTGCGTGAAGGCAGGAATGCTTTGATTGCAGCTGGCACAGGGATCGTCATCTTGGGACacgtagaaaatatttttcacaacTTTAAAGGTCTCCTAGATGGTATGACTTGCAACCTAAGGGCAAAGAGCTTTTCCATACATTTTccacttttgaaaaaatatattgaggCAATTCAGTGGATTTATGGCCTTGCCACTCCACTAAGCGTATTTGATGACCTTGTTTCTTGGAACCAGACCCTGGCAGTCTCTCTTTTCAGTCCCAGCCACGTCCTGGAGGCACAGCTAAATGACAGCAAAGGGGAAGTCCTGAGCGTCTTGTACCAGATGGCAACCACGACAGAGGTGTTGTCCTCCCTGGGTCAGAAGCTCCTTGCCTTTGCAGGGCTTTCGCTCATCCTGCTTGGCACCGGCCTCTTCATGAAGCGATTTTTGAGCCCTTGTGGTTGGAAGTATGAAAACATCTACATCACCAGACAATTTGTTCAGTTTGATGAAAGGGAGAGACATCAACAGAGGCCCTGTGTGCTCCCGCTGAataaggaggaagggaggaagtatGTCATCATCCCGACTTTCTGGCCGACtcctaaagaaaggaaaaacctgGGGCTGTTTTTCCTCCCCATACTTACCCATCTCTGCATCTGGGTGCTGTTTGCAGCTGTAGATTATCTGCTGTATCGGCTCATTTTCTCAGTGTGCAAACAGTTTCAAAGCTTGCCAGGGTTTGAGGTTCACTTGAAACTGCACGGAGAG aaACAAGGAACTCAAGATATTATCCATGATTCTTCCTTTAATATATCTGTGTTTGAACCCAACTGTATCCCAAAACCAAAATTCCTTCTGTCTGAGACCTGGGTTCCTCTCAGTGTTATTCTTGTGATATTAGTGATGCTGGGACTGTTGTCCTCTATCCTTATGCAACTTAAAATCCTGGTGTCAGCATCCTTCTACCCCAGCGTGGAGAGGAAGCGCATCCGATACCTGCATGCAAAGCTGCTTAAAAAAAGATCAAAGCAGCCACTGGGAGAAGTCAAAAGACGGCTGAGTCTCTATCTTACAAAG ATTCATTTCTGGCTTCCGGTCCTGAAAATGATTAGGAAGAAGCAAATGGACATGGCAAGTGCAGACAAGCCATGA